The Pseudoalteromonas translucida KMM 520 genome has a window encoding:
- a CDS encoding DUF1328 domain-containing protein, with the protein MLRWTITFLVIALIAAVLGFGGIAGAAAGIAKIIFFIFLVLLVISLVSGALRGKKP; encoded by the coding sequence ATGTTACGCTGGACAATCACTTTTTTAGTAATTGCTTTAATTGCTGCAGTGTTAGGTTTTGGTGGTATAGCAGGCGCCGCAGCGGGTATTGCAAAAATTATATTTTTTATATTTTTAGTACTTTTAGTTATATCTTTAGTATCGGGTGCCCTACGTGGCAAAAAGCCCTAG
- a CDS encoding OadG family protein, which produces MDIAALLTTASNLMLTGMVGVFVFLSLLITCVTVMSRLVSRFAEPELATPARTPSFKSQGVPNEHIAAISAAIAQYKTNNN; this is translated from the coding sequence ATGGATATCGCTGCTTTACTTACAACAGCAAGCAACTTAATGCTAACCGGTATGGTGGGGGTGTTTGTGTTTCTGTCATTATTAATTACCTGCGTTACGGTTATGTCTAGGCTGGTATCTCGCTTTGCAGAGCCTGAGCTTGCAACACCTGCCAGAACACCGTCTTTTAAATCACAAGGTGTGCCTAATGAGCACATCGCCGCAATTAGTGCTGCCATTGCTCAGTACAAAACAAACAATAATTAA
- the oadA gene encoding sodium-extruding oxaloacetate decarboxylase subunit alpha has protein sequence MAKLKLTELVLRDAHQSLLATRMRLDDMLPIAKKLDDAGYWSIESWGGATFDSCIRYLGEDPWERIRALKKAMPNTKQQMLLRGQNLLGYRHYADDVVEKFVERAHKNGVDVFRIFDAMNDVRNLETAIKAAIKVGAHAQGTISYTVSPVHTLDMWLTLAKQLEDLGCHSICIKDMAGLLKPYDAEKLIKALKETVSIPIAMQCHATTGLSTATYQKAIDAGIDMLDTAISSMSMTYGHTATETIVSIVEGTERDTDLDLNHLEEIAAYFRDVRKKYAAFEGSLKGVDGRILLAQVPGGMLTNMENQLKEQGAADKLNEVLLEIPRVREDLGFLPLVTPTSQIVGTQAVLNVLTGERYKTITKETAGVLKGEYGLTPAPMNKELQERVLDGAEVITCRPADNIAPELATLEAELLKEVQEQGLTLADEQIDDVLTYALFPQVGLKFIKNRNNPDAFEPVPSIEDKSNKVPSKSASNNNSVKAEQYSVKVDGKVYDVVVAQGGELKEVTLKDSEHIPQSASVASGETLNAPLAGNIFKIKVKAGQVVNEGDVVIIMEAMKMETEIRATHTGTIAEVLVGEGDAVTTGDAMIALA, from the coding sequence ATGGCTAAATTAAAATTAACAGAACTGGTACTACGTGACGCGCATCAATCATTGTTAGCAACTCGTATGCGCCTTGATGATATGCTACCGATTGCAAAAAAGCTTGATGATGCAGGTTATTGGTCTATTGAGTCGTGGGGCGGGGCTACGTTTGATTCGTGTATTCGTTATTTAGGTGAAGATCCTTGGGAGCGTATTCGCGCACTAAAAAAAGCGATGCCAAATACTAAACAGCAAATGCTATTACGCGGTCAAAATTTATTAGGTTACCGCCATTATGCTGACGATGTGGTAGAAAAATTTGTAGAGCGCGCCCATAAAAATGGCGTTGATGTATTTCGTATATTCGATGCAATGAACGATGTGCGTAATCTTGAAACGGCAATTAAAGCGGCTATAAAAGTAGGCGCACATGCCCAAGGGACTATTTCTTATACAGTAAGCCCAGTTCATACGCTAGATATGTGGTTAACGCTAGCTAAGCAGCTGGAAGATTTAGGCTGTCATTCAATTTGTATTAAAGATATGGCGGGTTTATTAAAGCCGTACGATGCTGAAAAACTAATTAAAGCACTAAAAGAAACTGTATCTATTCCAATTGCAATGCAGTGCCACGCCACAACAGGGTTAAGTACTGCTACTTATCAAAAAGCGATTGATGCAGGCATTGATATGCTTGATACCGCGATTTCATCTATGAGTATGACTTACGGACACACCGCAACAGAAACGATTGTATCGATAGTTGAAGGAACTGAGCGTGATACTGACCTTGATTTAAATCACCTTGAAGAAATTGCTGCTTACTTTAGAGATGTACGTAAAAAATATGCGGCATTTGAAGGTAGCTTAAAAGGGGTTGATGGTCGTATTTTACTCGCGCAAGTACCTGGTGGCATGTTAACTAACATGGAAAACCAGCTTAAAGAGCAAGGCGCAGCAGATAAGCTTAATGAAGTTTTACTTGAGATCCCACGTGTACGTGAAGATTTAGGCTTTTTACCACTTGTTACACCAACGTCGCAAATTGTAGGCACTCAAGCGGTACTTAATGTACTAACGGGTGAGCGCTATAAAACAATTACGAAAGAAACAGCTGGCGTATTAAAAGGTGAATATGGCCTAACACCAGCACCAATGAATAAAGAACTACAAGAGCGTGTGCTTGATGGGGCCGAGGTAATTACGTGTCGTCCTGCAGATAATATTGCACCTGAGCTTGCAACGCTTGAGGCTGAGTTATTAAAAGAAGTACAAGAGCAAGGTTTAACTCTTGCTGATGAGCAAATTGATGACGTACTAACGTATGCATTATTCCCACAGGTTGGTTTGAAATTTATTAAAAACCGTAACAATCCAGATGCATTTGAGCCAGTACCTTCTATTGAAGATAAAAGCAATAAAGTACCCTCTAAATCAGCTTCAAATAATAACAGCGTTAAAGCTGAGCAGTACAGCGTAAAAGTAGACGGTAAAGTTTACGACGTTGTAGTAGCGCAAGGCGGCGAGCTTAAAGAAGTTACATTAAAAGACTCAGAACACATTCCTCAGTCTGCTTCGGTTGCATCAGGCGAAACACTTAACGCGCCTTTAGCCGGTAATATTTTTAAGATAAAGGTAAAAGCAGGGCAAGTTGTTAATGAAGGTGATGTAGTGATTATTATGGAAGCCATGAAAATGGAAACTGAAATACGCGCTACGCATACAGGAACAATTGCTGAAGTGTTAGTTGGTGAAGGCGATGCTGTAACTACCGGCGACGCTATGATTGCATTAGCTTAG
- a CDS encoding sodium ion-translocating decarboxylase subunit beta has product MDGILNLWHATGIANFTFPALIMIAVGCLLLFLAIAKKFEPLLLLPIGFGAILTNIPVAGLSDPGGLLHYVYYVGIDTGIFPLLIFMGVGALTDFSALIANPRMLLLGAAAQFGIFATLFGAILLNYVPGFEFSLQDASAIAIIGGADGPTAIFLASKLAPDLLGAIAVAAYSYMALVPIIQPPIMRALTTVEERQIKMPELRKVSKKEKIIFPLMVLSLTAMFLPAAIPLVGMFCLGNLMRESGVVDRLSNSAQNEIINITTIFLGLAVGSKLAADKFLTLETIGILVLGALAFAIGTASGVFMAKGLNKISKTPINPLIGAAGVSAVPMAARVVNKVGLESNPHNFLLMHAMGPNVAGVLGSAVAAGILLALVG; this is encoded by the coding sequence ATGGATGGTATTTTAAACCTCTGGCATGCTACAGGCATTGCTAACTTTACATTTCCAGCGTTGATTATGATTGCGGTAGGCTGTTTATTATTGTTTTTGGCAATAGCCAAAAAATTTGAACCCCTATTATTATTACCTATCGGCTTTGGTGCAATATTAACTAATATTCCAGTGGCTGGTTTATCCGACCCCGGCGGGTTACTGCATTATGTGTATTACGTAGGTATTGATACGGGTATTTTTCCACTATTAATATTTATGGGAGTAGGCGCGTTAACTGATTTTAGTGCGCTAATTGCTAATCCTCGTATGTTGCTATTAGGTGCGGCTGCACAGTTTGGTATTTTTGCTACTTTGTTTGGCGCTATTTTACTTAACTATGTACCGGGTTTTGAATTTAGCCTGCAAGATGCGTCGGCAATTGCGATAATTGGTGGAGCCGATGGCCCAACCGCTATATTTTTAGCCTCTAAATTAGCCCCGGACTTGTTAGGTGCAATTGCGGTAGCTGCTTATTCGTATATGGCATTAGTGCCAATTATTCAGCCGCCAATCATGCGCGCATTAACCACGGTTGAAGAGCGTCAAATAAAAATGCCAGAGCTGCGCAAAGTATCTAAAAAAGAGAAAATTATTTTTCCGTTAATGGTACTTAGTTTAACAGCAATGTTTTTACCTGCGGCGATACCTCTGGTTGGTATGTTTTGTTTAGGTAACTTAATGCGAGAGTCGGGTGTTGTTGACCGCTTAAGTAACAGTGCCCAAAACGAAATTATAAATATTACGACCATATTTTTAGGCCTAGCTGTGGGCTCAAAGCTTGCAGCCGATAAGTTTTTAACATTAGAGACCATAGGTATTTTAGTACTTGGTGCACTCGCTTTTGCTATAGGTACAGCCTCGGGCGTGTTCATGGCTAAAGGGTTAAATAAAATATCTAAAACGCCGATTAATCCACTCATAGGTGCTGCAGGAGTATCGGCTGTACCCATGGCGGCGCGGGTAGTAAATAAAGTAGGCCTTGAGAGCAATCCGCATAACTTTTTACTTATGCATGCAATGGGGCCAAATGTTGCCGGAGTCCTAGGCAGCGCAGTTGCAGCAGGTATTTTATTAGCACTTGTTGGCTAA
- the tnpA gene encoding IS200/IS605 family transposase, with protein MTHKNEAEVRKGRHCVSALHAHLVFVTKYRRKVFNDVILNRLEAILLDVCKDFEVDLVEFNGEQDHVHLLIEYPPKVQLSKLINSLKGVSSRLMRKEFTEIHRYLWNGALWSPSYFAGSCGGASLDVLTAYIEQQNRPK; from the coding sequence ATGACGCATAAGAATGAGGCAGAAGTAAGAAAAGGTCGGCACTGTGTTAGCGCATTACATGCACATTTAGTATTCGTGACAAAATACAGGCGCAAGGTGTTTAATGATGTAATTTTAAATCGGCTAGAGGCGATACTATTAGATGTGTGTAAAGATTTTGAAGTTGATTTAGTCGAATTTAACGGTGAGCAAGATCACGTTCATTTGTTAATTGAATACCCTCCTAAAGTACAATTAAGTAAATTAATTAATTCGCTTAAAGGTGTTAGCTCAAGACTAATGAGGAAAGAGTTTACAGAAATACACCGCTACTTATGGAACGGTGCGCTTTGGTCGCCTAGCTACTTTGCTGGATCTTGCGGTGGCGCGTCATTGGACGTATTAACAGCCTATATAGAACAACAAAATAGACCTAAGTAA
- a CDS encoding RNA-guided endonuclease TnpB family protein, with translation MILIAYKYRVYPNNEQALMLTHTFGCVRFAYNSALGYSKGQYDLGNKTNYNDWSKNLTQLKKNPDFAWLKDVSSVPLQQALKHLDKGFKSFFKSGFGYPKFKNKHGNQSVSYMSNGFKWEADKQSLTLAKMKQPLKIKWSRSFTGKPSSLTVSKTKSGKYFISILVKEDIKKLPVANKTVGVDVGIKDLAICSDGTKFNNPRLTNKYASKLAKAQRKLAKKKKGSNNFNKQKRVVARIHEKIANSRKDFTQKMTTKLVNENQVIGIESLKVKNMVKNRKLSKHIHDANFGEIVRQLEYKADWYGRKVSAISQWFPSSKMCNECGSLYSGKWSLAIRTWSCECGAIHDRDHNAAINIHNEGLRLIA, from the coding sequence GTGATTTTAATAGCATACAAATACAGAGTTTACCCAAATAATGAACAGGCGCTAATGCTTACTCATACATTTGGCTGTGTTCGTTTCGCTTATAATTCAGCACTTGGTTACTCTAAAGGGCAATACGACTTAGGTAATAAAACCAATTATAACGATTGGAGTAAAAACCTCACTCAGCTTAAAAAGAACCCTGATTTTGCATGGTTGAAAGATGTTTCAAGTGTGCCATTGCAGCAAGCATTAAAGCACCTAGATAAAGGCTTTAAATCATTCTTTAAGTCAGGCTTTGGCTACCCTAAGTTTAAAAATAAACATGGTAATCAATCAGTAAGCTATATGAGTAACGGCTTTAAGTGGGAGGCTGATAAGCAATCGTTAACACTTGCTAAGATGAAGCAGCCATTAAAAATCAAGTGGTCACGCTCATTTACTGGTAAGCCTAGTTCGCTGACTGTATCTAAAACTAAATCAGGTAAGTACTTCATTAGTATCTTAGTTAAAGAAGATATTAAAAAACTACCAGTAGCTAATAAAACGGTAGGCGTAGACGTTGGCATTAAAGATCTTGCTATCTGTTCGGATGGCACTAAGTTCAATAATCCACGATTAACAAACAAGTACGCTAGCAAGCTAGCCAAAGCACAACGTAAACTAGCCAAGAAGAAAAAAGGCTCCAACAACTTCAACAAGCAAAAACGTGTTGTTGCTCGAATTCACGAAAAGATAGCAAACTCACGCAAAGACTTTACCCAAAAAATGACAACGAAACTTGTAAACGAAAACCAAGTGATAGGGATCGAGTCATTGAAAGTCAAAAACATGGTTAAGAACCGTAAGCTATCTAAGCATATCCACGATGCTAATTTTGGTGAAATAGTAAGACAGTTAGAATATAAAGCCGATTGGTATGGCCGTAAAGTGTCAGCTATTAGCCAGTGGTTTCCATCAAGTAAAATGTGTAATGAGTGCGGTTCGCTGTATTCTGGTAAATGGTCATTAGCTATAAGAACGTGGTCTTGTGAATGTGGAGCTATTCACGATAGAGATCATAATGCTGCTATTAATATCCATAATGAGGGGTTAAGGCTAATAGCTTAA
- a CDS encoding peptidoglycan DD-metalloendopeptidase family protein, translated as MVHVVHTLPKKHKLLILGLVSAIAGLAFLPSEKATASKDNSENTLEIGKRYELQVKVDDNEKLTALNSEQAADKLPEYDFVDHQVKNGDNLAIIFKRAGFSAQTLHKLINTNAETRKLTKIHPGETLSFATAKDGDLAQLRYVISKTDTLFVTLNDEGQYDTSIDSKEIETLTKTVGGEISSSFWTSAIAAGLSERQIMNFADIFGWDVDFANDIRKGDGFGLIYESHYVDGEFIGTGKIIAAEFVNQGQRYAAIRHTDGSFYTPEGRSMKKAFLRAPVSFKYISSSFNPRRLHPVTGQVRAHRGIDFAARTGTPVVASGNGKVIKSGYSKYNGNYVFISHGTQYVTKYLHLNKRLVKTGQKIKQGEQLGTVGSTGRVTGAHLHYEFLVNGVHRNPKTVKLPKSEPLPRAELAKFKPIADNFIAQLERNRELQLALK; from the coding sequence ACAATAGTGAAAACACTCTAGAAATTGGCAAGCGCTATGAGTTACAAGTTAAAGTTGATGACAACGAAAAGTTAACAGCGTTAAACTCAGAGCAAGCAGCAGACAAGCTGCCAGAATACGATTTTGTTGATCACCAAGTAAAAAATGGTGATAACTTAGCTATTATTTTTAAACGTGCTGGTTTTTCAGCTCAAACGTTACATAAATTAATTAATACTAACGCAGAAACTCGCAAACTTACTAAAATTCACCCGGGTGAAACACTGAGCTTTGCCACCGCAAAAGATGGTGATTTAGCACAACTGCGTTACGTTATTTCAAAGACAGATACTTTATTTGTTACCTTAAACGATGAAGGACAATACGATACTTCAATCGATAGTAAAGAAATAGAAACCCTAACCAAAACAGTAGGCGGCGAAATTTCTAGTAGCTTTTGGACTTCAGCCATAGCTGCAGGTTTAAGCGAACGCCAAATAATGAACTTTGCCGACATATTTGGTTGGGATGTAGATTTTGCTAACGATATTCGCAAAGGCGATGGGTTTGGTTTAATTTATGAATCTCACTATGTAGATGGTGAGTTTATTGGTACTGGTAAAATTATTGCTGCTGAATTTGTTAACCAAGGCCAGCGCTATGCTGCGATTCGCCACACTGACGGTAGTTTTTATACTCCTGAAGGGCGCAGCATGAAAAAAGCATTTTTACGTGCACCAGTTAGCTTTAAATATATAAGCTCAAGCTTTAACCCACGACGTTTGCACCCAGTGACGGGGCAAGTTAGAGCACATCGGGGTATAGACTTTGCGGCGCGAACTGGTACGCCGGTAGTTGCCTCTGGTAACGGTAAAGTTATTAAATCGGGTTACAGTAAATATAATGGTAACTATGTATTTATTAGCCATGGCACACAGTACGTAACTAAGTACTTACACCTTAATAAACGCCTAGTGAAAACAGGGCAAAAAATTAAGCAAGGTGAGCAACTCGGTACTGTTGGCTCTACTGGTCGTGTTACCGGTGCACACTTACACTATGAATTTTTAGTTAATGGTGTTCATCGTAATCCTAAAACCGTTAAGTTACCTAAGTCAGAGCCGCTGCCACGTGCAGAGCTTGCCAAGTTTAAGCCTATTGCTGATAACTTTATTGCCCAGTTAGAGCGTAACCGCGAGCTACAGTTAGCACTTAAGTAA